In Rhodothermales bacterium, the sequence CTGTATACCCGAATGGGAATGGTTACCAGGGAGAACTGGATGTGCCCTTTCCAGATCGCTCGCATGGTGTGCCTCCTGTGTGTTTATGGATGTCGCGTACCCCGCATCAGAGATCTTCTGGCGACAGGTCGGGACGCATTCGAACAAATACAGGGTCTCGAAAGGTCCCGCTGCCAGTGATCTGCGAATATTCAACTTCGCAGAACAGCCGCGGCTGAATCCAGGTTGTCTCGTTGTCATCAGCGGGTTTTTCGGCGATCTGTCTGTCTATCTGCGGGATTTTACGGAGTTGGGCGTGCAGACTCTTCAGCTGCCTGGTAGTGAATCCGGTACCGACTTTTCCGCGGTACAGCAGCTCGCCGTCTTCGTAAAATCCGATCTGTAGGGCACCGAAATAGGATTCCCGATCACCCTTTCCGGTCGTGAAGCCAAGGATTACGCAATCGTCAGACTGTCGCACCTTCACCTTGAGCCACGTGCGTGAACGGCGCCCCGGATAATAGCGGCCGCCGGCTTCTTTCGCGACAATCCCCTCGAGGCCCATCTGCTGAACAGCATTGAACAGGGCATGACCATCATCGAGCGATTCGTTGACCCGGTAGGGTGAGTCGCGACGAACGGAATCCGCCAGCCAGTCGCGGCGTCTCTCGATCGGATCGTTGACAAGTGTTCGGCCATCCAGGAAGAGACAGTCAAACAGATAGCAGTGTGCGGGGTGTTTCTGCGACGCGCTCTTGATGCTCGATTCGCCCGAGCGGTGGAGTCGGTTGATCACATCCCGGAAGCTCGGCTTGCCCTCATCGTCAAGACACACGATCTCTCCGTCGAAGACACCCGAGGCATTTCGAAACGCTTCCTCAGACACGGTGAGCTCTGGAAACCTGGACGTGATATCTCGATGGTTGCGACTCAGAATTCGGACCTCGCCCTCGTCGATGACAATCATCGCCCGAATGCCATCCCACTTCAATTCGTACGTGTACTCACCCTCCGGCACCTCCGTCACCCGCTCGGCAAACATGAAGTCCTTCGGGTCTTTGAGCCAGTTGGTCTGTGGGTTGTCGAGCCTCTCGAGCAGCCACTGTTTGTTACTCGTCTCATACATGCGGTACTCGGCCGTAATCTCCGTGCTGCTCAGTCGAAAGTAGAATCCGTCTTTCTTGATCTTTGTCTTCTCGTACTTGCCGCGTGCATAGATCCACATGGACCCGGCGCCATACTGGCCTTTCGGGATCGCCCCCTCGAAGTTGAGGTACTCGAGAGGATGGTCTTCGGTGGCTACGGCAAGTCGCTTCAGCGATGGATACGGAGGCATTCCACGGGGTACGGCCCACGACTTCAATGTGCCATCTTCTTCGAGCCGCAGATCATAGTGCAGATGTGACGCGTGATGCCGGTGAATCACGAAGGCATTACCCTGACCGAGAGCCTCGAGCGGCTCCGGTTCGGGTGTCTTGCTGAACTTTCGTTTTTTTGCGTAGGCCGCCAGCTGGTCCGGCGTTTTGTGCTTGCGCGATGCTCCGGTAGACTTTCGTTGCGTGACGGCCTTGTCCGAATGGAGGCCCGTCGCGTAGGCTCCGATGGCTTCCCACGCGTCGCCCGCAGAGAGGACATGCTCTGGGGCGGTATCGATGTTGAACAAGGCCGGAGACTCCAGTCCGGCGACCTGATCCCACGAGAGTGGCATAGACACGGGCGCCGCCGGAGCGCCTCGAAGACTGTACGGAGACACGATGGATTGCGCGGGACGATTTCGATAGATGTCGATGAGCACACGTCCCTTGCGTGATTCTTTCTTGATGTGCAGCGTCGTTTCTGCGCTGTTGGCCCGAACGAAGACCTCGGCGACCTTCTTTGCGGCTTCAAATGCCTCGCCGAAACTGTACCTGGGTTCGATCGGCGTGACAACATGGAGCCCTTTTCGGCCGGTCGTCTTCACGAAGGGGTTGTAGCCGTAATTCTGAAGGTGCTCGCGCAACCGTCGGGCGAGGTCGACAACCGCACCGAAGTCGTATTCCTCGGGTGGGTCGAGGTCGTAAACGATGTAGTCGGGCCGATCGTGATGCGGGCTTCTGGAATGAAGCTGATGTAGCTCGAGGCATGCCAGGTTGGCGAGCCAGACGAGCGTTGCCTCCTCCGTAGCAACGATGTACTCGAGCTTCTTTTCGTCACCAAGCGTGGCGAATTCTACCCAGTCCGGTGCCCAGCCGGGCCGGTTCTTCTGGTAGAACGTCTCACCGTCGATGCCGTCCGGAAACCGTATCAGCGTAAGCGCGCGTCCGCGGATGTGGCGCAGTATGGTCGGGGCGATCGACAGGTAGTACTGGACGACCTCGGCTTTCACGAACCCGTCGGCCGGGAAGAGCACTTTCGTCAGATTCGAAAGTTCGACTTTCCGCTTGCCGACGCTCGCCATCTGAGATGTGCGTGCCATGGGTGCGCGATCGTGCCCGAACAGTGAGGGAGAGTAGGTGACCAACTGCGGGGGAGGCTCCCGCGCGTGGCAGGTGTGACGGGATCGACCCGTCCGTCGTTCCAAGGCTCGGGGCAGAATCCTTGCGGACCGGCGGGGCGGAAGACCAGATCAGGTCTCGGGATCCTCGACGTCATCCAGCCGAAGCACCATGACGGAGCAGTTCGCAAAGAGCGCCACCTGATGGCTTATGGTCATCCACGACGTCGGCGGGTCGCCAGGCTCGATCTGGTGAGACGTGATGACCACAAGATCGATCTCTTGGTCAATGACGTGGTCCAGGATCGCACGCACCCGCCTGCCGTACGTCGTCTCGTAGCGGAGTTCCGGTCCTCGTCCAGAGGCCCGCTTGCCAAGTTGCCGGAGCTTTCGGCGGGCCTTGGTCGCAAGCTGTTTATAGAAATCCTCGATCTCCTCGAAGGGTAGATCGAGCGTTTCAATGACGTGCAGCAAGGTGATTGTCGTCCCTTTACCGGCAGCAAGTCGAATGGCTTCCTCGACGGCAGCTGCATTCTTGTCCGTAAGGTCGACGGGTACGAGGATATTTTTGTACATGGATTCCATGGCTTTAGGCCGTTCGTCAATATCAGGAGATGCAGGGAATTTTCGCAACGGCTTCCACCCACGCGTACTGGCGGGCCATTCCTTACAGCGCTGCTCGCTACCCGATAATGGGTTTTCAGGTAGAATTCGGGGCTCGGTTTTCCCAAAACTTGTCCACATGGACTTACCAGATCGGAGCCGATCCGCTACATTCTCAAGGCAGCACATCGGGGTGCCTGGCTCAGACCGAAAACCGGGTTTTCTTGCGTTCCTATGAGCAGGGGAGAACTTGATTCGGATTCAGCCTTCCGGCGGCATATGGGCAGTTCTGGGTCGCATTCAAGTCATTGCGACCACAGCCGACGGTGAATTCCGGGCTTTTCCCGAGTGTGTTAGAAGAAGCAGGCACGTACGCGTTGGTCGCAACAGACACAAGAAGTCCCTCATCTCGAGACCCGGTTCGACGATTTCTCGCAGTCGTCATCGTGGCCTTATGGATGCCCGTGGCAGCACTCGCTGGCGGGGTGCAGGATACGTTGTTGGTGAGTGATTCGGTGGATGTTGCGGGCTCACGCCTGGTGCACCTCGCCGACGACATGGTTTCGAGTGAGCAGTCAGGAGTTCGCGCGTTGCCGATGGCTGCTTTTTCGTGGCTCCGCCCGGTGCCGGACGCGTTGGAGGAACTGGCCGGAGGGCTCGCTCCACAGTCAGGCCGGCTTACCGGTTCTCCGCTTGTTCGGGGCATGAACGCGAAGCGCGTCGCAGTCACGTTTGACGGAATTCCGCTTGGACATTCCGGTCTGCGGGAAGGGCCCTCTCTGATTCCGCTCGGCGTCATTGATCCGTCCTCGGTGGCCAGCATGGTGGTCACGCGCGGGCCGGGTATTACGAGTCAGTCTGCGGACGGCCTGGCAGGCGTTATCGACATTCGCCCGTCGCTTGACGCCCCGGTCGAAAGCCCCCTCGCGGGCCGCAGTCCGTCGATTTTGATCAATCAACGGCTCAGCAGCGCGGATCGCGGGTGGTCAGGCGGCTTGTCGGCGACCGGAGAGACAGCCGGCGTTCGATACCGAATCGGTGGGGCGGGGAGTCTGCTCGGCAACCTGAGGATGGGGTCGCACGGAACGTCGGACGCGGTTGTGCAGCCTCATACATCTCTGCAAGAATCGACGGTGCATGGACTGTTTGCGTATGACGTACGTCCGCGGTGGTCGCTGCGGGGAGGCGTTCTTGCAAGTTGGCGACAGGGGCAATCTGTCGTGAATGATCTCGAGAACCTTCAGCTTTCCCCAATGCCGGACGCAGTCTCCGTCATCGATCCCAGGCACTTCTCGTTCGCGTACCTGACCTCTCGTGCAACGGATCTGGGTATCGTTCAGGAGCTGAAGTCGACTATCTGGTACAATGGGCATCGCGAGGCAAGGACGTTTCGAAGAATCGGTTGGCAACGCACCGTCTTTGATGACGATCGACTTTCGGCATCGGGTCTGCGCATCGCGGCGACCATGTTGCCATTTCGCAATCATAGGTTGTCGGTCAGTGCGGATGCGCAGGCGGAAGGAGTGGACTCGAAGCGTTGGGAAGTTCGCGACGACAACTCGATATGGTGGCAGCGGGGTCGTTTTCCGGTGGGGACGAGATCGCGGCTGCTTGCCCTAG encodes:
- a CDS encoding TonB-dependent receptor, giving the protein MALWMPVAALAGGVQDTLLVSDSVDVAGSRLVHLADDMVSSEQSGVRALPMAAFSWLRPVPDALEELAGGLAPQSGRLTGSPLVRGMNAKRVAVTFDGIPLGHSGLREGPSLIPLGVIDPSSVASMVVTRGPGITSQSADGLAGVIDIRPSLDAPVESPLAGRSPSILINQRLSSADRGWSGGLSATGETAGVRYRIGGAGSLLGNLRMGSHGTSDAVVQPHTSLQESTVHGLFAYDVRPRWSLRGGVLASWRQGQSVVNDLENLQLSPMPDAVSVIDPRHFSFAYLTSRATDLGIVQELKSTIWYNGHREARTFRRIGWQRTVFDDDRLSASGLRIAATMLPFRNHRLSVSADAQAEGVDSKRWEVRDDNSIWWQRGRFPVGTRSRLLALALSDSWDLAESLTWTGDVRFTARKIHSAYGPSVFGLTGLVGLVDRWYSGFSWDTGLTKRFVSGWSLSGSVSSGFRAPGLDDVVANASWRDGRDVPNPDLEPERAIQLEVGGQYTAGRNVFGAAVFHTRYRDLIRRDWFEPGPDGVVATAEDLYHFTNLESATVTGGEVNLSTGFSAPWGVGVVVSGRVVMHWWDSSETGVPQYLPPVVARIGSRFNRGSLWIEPYAGLSSRTSAVEYTFAGVVSNASSGWVTLNVRGGARAADRLAFAAAVENIGDVRYHEHGSYIQSPGRNLVLSISYGF
- a CDS encoding universal stress protein, whose protein sequence is MYKNILVPVDLTDKNAAAVEEAIRLAAGKGTTITLLHVIETLDLPFEEIEDFYKQLATKARRKLRQLGKRASGRGPELRYETTYGRRVRAILDHVIDQEIDLVVITSHQIEPGDPPTSWMTISHQVALFANCSVMVLRLDDVEDPET